In Anaerolineales bacterium, the following proteins share a genomic window:
- a CDS encoding ChuX/HutX family heme-like substrate-binding protein, with the protein MFQTVSPLSPDLTQDERLEAIREAYNEDRSQMTLMLAYKLRTPEVDILRALEGDTARELDGSRWEEIIRAFEPLGNVTVIVSNGATTIEAFGQFGKFSVKDGFLNIRTDSLDMHIRGWELASVFAFRKPSHLDKHESLSFQFFDKRGSAAFKVFLNFGGSEPTPDLVEKYNELIEKFVK; encoded by the coding sequence ATGTTTCAAACTGTCAGTCCGCTCAGTCCAGACTTGACCCAAGACGAACGCCTTGAAGCCATTCGCGAGGCATACAACGAAGACCGTTCGCAAATGACCTTGATGCTCGCCTACAAGTTGCGAACGCCCGAAGTGGATATCCTGCGCGCCCTCGAAGGCGATACCGCACGCGAATTGGACGGCTCGCGCTGGGAGGAGATCATCCGCGCGTTCGAGCCGCTCGGCAACGTGACCGTCATCGTCTCCAACGGCGCGACGACAATTGAAGCGTTTGGTCAGTTCGGGAAATTCAGCGTCAAAGATGGCTTCCTCAACATCCGCACCGATTCGCTCGATATGCACATCCGCGGCTGGGAGTTGGCTTCGGTCTTTGCCTTCCGCAAGCCGAGCCACCTCGACAAACACGAGTCGCTTAGTTTCCAATTTTTCGATAAGCGGGGAAGCGCCGCGTTCAAAGTTTTCCTCAATTTCGGCGGCAGTGAGCCGACGCCCGATCTTGTGGAAAAATACAATGAACTGATCGAGAAGTTTGTGAAGTAA
- a CDS encoding BCD family MFS transporter, which produces MFLKRLQLALIHTAVAMTLVPINSTLNRVMIFDLGFSKTLFTFLAIFPYLLAPIQVAIGSFSDRNPIFGYRRTPYIFVGLLLCVIGVAAAPQVAILLTDNFNLGIVAGFLAFGAWGMGFNLSAVSYFSLATELSDKKGRGATIATMFFVMVIGLIATGITLSRLVPTYTPEGLTRAFIIVAISALVLGLLGLFRLESKSSAELSPRSVTYTLKEMTAAITSNPTAKTFFIYLLLLLAAILGQDVLLEPFGAQAFGMTLEKTSRIVSISSTFTLIAFIVAGFMERRVRKKVIAQIGNIGALVGFLIIIVSGLMSSLSLFYPGIILLGFGTGISTVANLSLMFELTVPEKVGLYIGAWGFSNGLSRLTGLLMAGVVADVATQVTGQALSGYLVVFGIEALMLFAAAIMLQKIDSAAFQKQAHEPSYVEKVALAGE; this is translated from the coding sequence ATGTTTCTCAAACGCCTCCAACTCGCTCTCATCCATACCGCCGTAGCCATGACGCTCGTACCGATCAACAGCACGCTCAACCGCGTGATGATTTTCGACCTCGGCTTCTCGAAAACCCTCTTCACCTTCCTTGCAATTTTCCCTTATCTGCTCGCGCCGATTCAAGTGGCCATCGGTTCGTTCTCGGATCGCAACCCCATCTTTGGGTATCGCCGCACGCCGTATATTTTTGTAGGTCTGCTCCTCTGCGTGATCGGTGTGGCTGCTGCGCCTCAAGTGGCTATACTCCTCACAGACAACTTCAACCTTGGCATCGTTGCCGGTTTTCTTGCCTTCGGCGCGTGGGGCATGGGTTTCAACCTGTCTGCCGTATCCTATTTTTCGCTGGCGACCGAGCTCTCCGATAAGAAGGGGCGCGGCGCAACCATCGCGACCATGTTCTTCGTGATGGTCATCGGTCTGATCGCGACGGGGATCACGCTCAGCCGCCTGGTGCCGACGTACACTCCCGAAGGGTTGACGCGCGCCTTCATCATCGTTGCCATCTCTGCCCTGGTATTAGGGTTGCTTGGCTTGTTTCGGCTTGAATCAAAGTCGTCCGCGGAATTAAGTCCGCGCTCCGTAACCTATACCCTCAAAGAAATGACAGCCGCCATCACATCGAACCCAACGGCAAAGACATTCTTCATCTACCTGCTCTTGCTCCTTGCCGCCATCCTCGGGCAGGATGTTCTGCTCGAACCGTTTGGCGCGCAAGCCTTTGGCATGACCCTTGAAAAGACTTCGCGTATCGTTTCCATCAGCAGTACGTTCACACTGATTGCCTTCATCGTCGCTGGATTCATGGAGAGACGCGTGCGTAAAAAAGTCATCGCGCAGATCGGCAACATCGGCGCGCTGGTCGGTTTCCTCATCATCATCGTCAGCGGTCTAATGAGCAGTTTATCCCTCTTTTATCCTGGCATCATCCTGCTCGGTTTCGGCACCGGCATTTCGACGGTTGCAAATCTCTCATTGATGTTCGAGTTGACTGTCCCTGAAAAGGTTGGGCTGTATATCGGCGCGTGGGGTTTCTCGAACGGACTCTCGCGTCTCACTGGTCTGCTCATGGCGGGAGTCGTTGCCGACGTGGCGACGCAGGTCACAGGTCAGGCATTGAGCGGGTATCTCGTCGTCTTTGGCATCGAAGCGTTGATGTTGTTCGCCGCCGCGATCATGCTTCAAAAGATCGATTCCGCCGCGTTCCAAAAACAAGCGCACGAACCGTCCTACGTTGAAAAAGTCGCCCTCGCTGGCGAATAA
- a CDS encoding DUF6391 domain-containing protein produces the protein MILDLPLILETRRNHALEHATLHLLARKYHTPMAGHSNPTGFFLLGDVTTEDVNEAATEAMARLNAGESGLAVHPGCGTNLVAATLLPATFAWMPLRRARSTFWRIGLVPFAIVLALFGYFLSKPLGPWLQKYITTETDLGGMQIVDVRFIRKGVHRIVTK, from the coding sequence ATGATTCTCGATCTCCCTCTTATCCTCGAAACACGACGCAATCACGCGCTCGAACACGCCACGCTTCATCTGTTGGCGCGCAAATATCACACGCCCATGGCGGGACATTCCAACCCGACGGGATTTTTTCTGCTCGGCGATGTGACCACGGAAGATGTGAACGAAGCGGCGACGGAGGCGATGGCTCGACTCAACGCGGGCGAAAGCGGACTCGCCGTCCACCCTGGATGCGGCACCAACCTCGTCGCCGCCACGCTTCTCCCCGCGACGTTTGCCTGGATGCCCCTTCGTCGAGCGCGTTCCACCTTTTGGCGCATCGGGCTGGTCCCGTTTGCAATTGTCCTTGCCCTCTTCGGATATTTCCTCAGCAAACCGCTCGGACCCTGGCTTCAAAAATACATCACCACCGAAACCGACCTGGGCGGTATGCAGATCGTGGATGTGCGTTTTATCCGCAAAGGCGTTCACCGCATTGTCACGAAGTAA